In Pseudomonas fluorescens, the following are encoded in one genomic region:
- a CDS encoding MBL fold metallo-hydrolase — MANSNSPADNASTPEASRQAQGQYQNFTPVQRLSFGKTMGILWNVLFHKPQNTRPSAPVPVQALTQAALIAAPNHSVYRLGHSTVLLKLRDKFWITDPVFAERASPVQWAGPKRFHQPPISLEELPPIEAVILSHDHYDHLDHQAVLKLADKTKHFLTPLGVGDTLIKWGIDASKVRQLDWWQGTEVDGIQFIATPSQHFSGRGLFDSNSTLWASWVMIDGDTRLFFSGDSGYFDGFKRIGEQYGPFDLTLMETGAYNVDWPHVHMQPEQTLQAHLDLKGRWLLPIHNGTFDLSMHAWYEPFDRILALAWDRNVSITTPQMGEAFNLMHPQRGGAWWLAVEGESERVMTQNA, encoded by the coding sequence ATGGCCAATTCAAACTCCCCGGCGGACAACGCCTCCACTCCTGAAGCGTCCCGACAGGCTCAAGGGCAGTATCAAAACTTCACGCCGGTTCAACGTTTAAGCTTTGGCAAAACCATGGGCATCCTGTGGAACGTGCTGTTCCACAAGCCGCAAAACACCCGCCCGAGTGCGCCCGTCCCGGTGCAAGCCCTGACTCAAGCCGCGCTGATCGCCGCGCCCAACCACAGCGTCTATCGCCTGGGCCACTCCACGGTGCTGCTCAAGCTGCGCGACAAGTTCTGGATCACCGACCCGGTCTTCGCCGAGCGTGCCTCGCCCGTGCAATGGGCCGGCCCCAAGCGTTTTCACCAGCCACCGATCAGCCTGGAAGAACTGCCACCGATCGAAGCAGTGATCCTGTCCCACGACCACTATGACCACCTGGATCATCAGGCCGTGCTGAAGCTCGCGGACAAGACCAAACACTTCCTGACCCCGCTGGGCGTAGGCGACACCCTGATCAAGTGGGGCATCGACGCCAGCAAAGTCCGCCAACTGGATTGGTGGCAAGGCACGGAAGTCGATGGCATCCAGTTCATCGCCACCCCGTCGCAGCACTTTTCCGGCCGTGGCCTGTTCGACAGCAACAGCACCCTCTGGGCTTCGTGGGTGATGATCGACGGCGACACACGCCTCTTCTTCAGCGGTGACAGTGGCTACTTCGACGGTTTCAAACGCATCGGCGAACAGTACGGCCCATTCGACCTGACCCTGATGGAAACCGGTGCCTACAACGTCGACTGGCCGCATGTGCACATGCAACCCGAACAAACCCTGCAAGCCCACCTCGACCTCAAGGGCCGCTGGCTACTGCCGATCCACAACGGCACCTTCGACCTGTCGATGCACGCCTGGTACGAACCCTTCGACCGCATCCTGGCCCTGGCCTGGGATCGCAACGTATCGATCACCACACCGCAGATGGGAGAGGCGTTCAACTTGATGCATCCGCAGCGTGGTGGGGCGTGGTGGCTGGCGGTGGAAGGGGAGAGTGAGCGGGTGATGACGCAGAACGCGTAA
- a CDS encoding CTP synthase, which translates to METRPIRIALIGDHDPQVTAHQAIPVALEKAAEHSGLNLQWQWLATNEIHTDAPLHTFDGFWCVPASPYRSTDGALKAIRFAREQRRPFLGTCGGFQHAVLEYARNVLGWSDAEHGETNPDAARALLTPLSCALVEAVDTIHLREGSLIAEAYESAEIREGYRCRYGVNPQFQGELLKRELQAVGHDSEHELRAVELSGHPFFVATLFQPERAALKGVLPPLIGAFVEACAGRSS; encoded by the coding sequence ATGGAAACCCGCCCGATTCGCATCGCCCTGATCGGCGACCACGACCCGCAAGTCACCGCCCACCAGGCCATTCCCGTCGCCCTCGAAAAGGCCGCTGAACACTCTGGCCTGAACCTGCAATGGCAATGGTTGGCCACCAATGAAATACACACCGATGCACCGCTGCATACATTCGATGGCTTCTGGTGCGTACCGGCCAGCCCTTACCGGAGCACGGACGGTGCATTAAAAGCGATTCGTTTTGCCCGCGAACAACGGCGACCTTTCCTCGGCACCTGCGGTGGTTTTCAACACGCGGTGCTGGAATATGCGCGCAATGTGCTGGGCTGGTCGGATGCCGAACACGGCGAGACAAATCCCGATGCCGCACGGGCGCTGTTGACGCCGCTGTCGTGCGCGCTGGTGGAAGCGGTCGATACCATTCATTTACGTGAAGGCTCGTTGATCGCCGAGGCCTACGAAAGCGCCGAGATTCGTGAAGGCTATCGCTGTCGTTATGGGGTGAATCCGCAGTTCCAGGGGGAGTTGCTCAAGCGCGAACTTCAGGCCGTCGGCCACGATTCGGAACACGAACTGCGGGCAGTCGAACTCAGCGGTCATCCGTTCTTTGTCGCGACCTTGTTCCAACCCGAGCGGGCGGCGCTCAAGGGCGTCTTGCCGCCGTTGATTGGCGCCTTTGTCGAAGCCTGTGCGGGGCGCTCGTCATGA
- a CDS encoding LysR family transcriptional regulator, translating to MLIAGAHYRLAFTHSILAFSQVINAATHYRLDYPDLALILALVRGGSLARAAQLLKVDVSTVFRAVRRLEAALGQQLFEKSRAGYLPTTLAQSLAEQAERAEQALEAARIGVEQGGEVISGIVRLTCTDSVLQGLLLPALAQFMPNYPALTLELSTSNDFANLSRRDADIALRLTRTPPEHLVGRRLADIAYRVCASERYLQAVNSTDLAALTWIAPDDFLPDHPTVTWRRQALPGVTPGYRCNSMLSVTELVRAGLGVAALPDFLIGDGLQPLSEPLHGYDTALWLLTRPDCRALRSVVTLFDELGRALKLP from the coding sequence TTGTTGATTGCTGGTGCCCACTATAGATTGGCGTTCACGCACTCAATATTGGCGTTTTCTCAAGTGATCAATGCAGCGACGCACTATCGACTGGACTACCCGGACCTGGCCCTGATCCTCGCGCTGGTGCGCGGCGGCTCTCTGGCTCGGGCCGCGCAACTGCTCAAGGTGGATGTCTCGACGGTGTTTCGAGCGGTGCGCCGGTTGGAGGCTGCGCTGGGCCAGCAACTGTTCGAAAAAAGCCGCGCCGGTTACCTGCCCACCACCCTGGCGCAGTCCCTGGCGGAACAGGCCGAGCGCGCTGAGCAGGCGCTGGAGGCGGCGCGCATCGGTGTGGAGCAGGGCGGTGAAGTGATCAGCGGCATCGTGCGCCTGACCTGTACCGATTCGGTCCTGCAAGGTTTGCTGTTGCCGGCGCTGGCGCAGTTCATGCCGAACTATCCGGCGCTGACCCTCGAACTCAGTACGTCCAATGATTTTGCCAACCTCAGCCGTCGGGATGCCGATATCGCCCTGCGCCTGACCCGCACACCACCGGAGCATCTGGTGGGACGGCGGCTGGCGGACATTGCCTACCGCGTGTGCGCTAGCGAGCGATACCTGCAAGCGGTCAATAGCACCGACCTGGCCGCATTGACCTGGATCGCCCCGGATGACTTCCTGCCGGATCACCCGACCGTTACCTGGCGTCGCCAAGCCTTGCCGGGCGTAACGCCAGGATATCGCTGCAACAGCATGCTGTCGGTGACCGAGTTGGTCAGGGCGGGGCTGGGTGTAGCGGCGTTACCGGACTTCTTGATCGGCGACGGATTACAGCCGCTGAGCGAACCACTGCACGGATACGACACCGCGCTGTGGCTGCTGACCCGTCCCGACTGCCGTGCCTTGCGCTCGGTGGTCACCTTGTTCGATGAGTTGGGGCGGGCGCTGAAACTGCCGTGA
- a CDS encoding TetR/AcrR family transcriptional regulator: MTAPQRLTDRKRQAIIQAAINEFRDNGFEITSMDKIAATAGVSKRTVYNHFPSKEELFAEILNQLWIRVTEEQETAYRPDLPLRDQLRVLLKAKLQMLGDDNFLDLARVAIAATIHSPERAQDMVARMGEREEGLTVWIRAAQADGRLKATAPDFAAQQVQGLLKSFAFWPQISMGKPGLSPEEQHQVAESALDMFLACYQLQ, translated from the coding sequence ATGACAGCTCCACAGCGCCTCACCGACCGAAAACGCCAAGCGATCATTCAAGCCGCGATCAACGAATTCCGTGACAACGGTTTCGAGATCACCAGCATGGACAAGATTGCTGCCACTGCCGGTGTGTCGAAGCGCACGGTGTACAACCACTTCCCCAGCAAGGAAGAGCTGTTCGCCGAAATCCTCAATCAATTATGGATCCGGGTAACGGAAGAACAGGAAACGGCTTACCGCCCCGACCTGCCGTTGCGCGATCAATTGCGCGTATTGCTGAAGGCCAAGCTGCAAATGTTGGGCGATGACAATTTTCTCGACCTGGCGCGGGTGGCGATAGCGGCGACGATTCATTCCCCGGAGCGGGCGCAGGATATGGTGGCGCGAATGGGCGAACGCGAAGAAGGGCTGACGGTGTGGATTCGTGCCGCTCAAGCGGATGGCCGATTGAAAGCCACTGCCCCTGATTTTGCCGCACAACAGGTGCAGGGGCTGCTCAAGTCGTTTGCCTTCTGGCCGCAGATTTCCATGGGCAAGCCAGGCTTGTCACCCGAAGAACAACACCAGGTCGCCGAGTCCGCGCTGGACATGTTTCTGGCCTGCTATCAGTTGCAATAA
- a CDS encoding DUF2025 family protein, translating into MRITSQLICQAADQLKGFVGLNRKTGHYIVRFSEDSFGMDVADDGIIPTSEFVWAAGPEQTMMLKRELIQLLLDQNIDDRINITEPLRVYMNRREVPEISAVRSLVRG; encoded by the coding sequence ATGCGCATCACTTCCCAGCTCATCTGCCAGGCTGCCGACCAACTCAAAGGCTTTGTCGGCCTGAACCGCAAGACCGGCCACTACATCGTGCGCTTCAGCGAAGACTCGTTTGGCATGGACGTGGCGGACGACGGCATTATCCCTACCAGCGAATTCGTCTGGGCCGCGGGACCCGAGCAGACCATGATGCTCAAGCGTGAGTTGATTCAGTTGTTGCTGGACCAGAACATCGATGACCGGATCAACATCACCGAGCCGTTGCGGGTGTACATGAACCGGCGGGAAGTGCCGGAGATTTCGGCGGTTCGCAGTCTGGTTCGGGGTTGA
- a CDS encoding antibiotic biosynthesis monooxygenase: MIADTPVAPYYAVIFTSLRTEGDQGYAEAAARMLELVREQPGFLGVESARGEDGLGITVSYWASEAAILAWKHHPEHTAIRERGRSTWYARCHTRVCRVERAYGFNQ; this comes from the coding sequence ATGATCGCCGATACGCCAGTTGCGCCTTATTACGCGGTGATCTTCACCTCACTGCGCACCGAGGGTGACCAGGGTTACGCCGAAGCGGCCGCACGGATGCTGGAACTGGTCCGTGAACAGCCGGGGTTTCTCGGTGTGGAATCGGCGCGGGGCGAGGATGGGCTTGGGATTACGGTGTCGTACTGGGCCAGTGAAGCGGCGATTCTGGCGTGGAAGCATCATCCTGAGCATACGGCCATTCGCGAGCGTGGGCGCTCGACCTGGTATGCGCGGTGTCATACGCGGGTGTGCCGGGTTGAGCGGGCTTACGGATTCAATCAGTAA